One Nostoc sp. UHCC 0302 DNA window includes the following coding sequences:
- the arsH gene encoding arsenical resistance protein ArsH yields MTFNHKPRILFLYGSLRERSYSRLLAEEAARIIQEFGAEIRFFDPRDLPIHNSVPDTHPKVQELRELSQWSEGQVWSSPEMHGNITGIMKNQIDWIPLSIGAVRPTQGRTLAVMQVSGGSQSFNAVNTLRILGRWMRMFTIPNQSSVAKAYQEFNEDGTMKDSPYRDRVIDVMEELYKFTLLLRDQVDYLTDRHSERKEKAAQETLKVANSALEVNTNRIL; encoded by the coding sequence ATGACCTTTAATCACAAACCTAGAATTCTATTTCTTTACGGTTCTCTGCGAGAACGTTCCTACAGCCGGTTGCTGGCTGAAGAAGCCGCAAGGATTATTCAAGAATTTGGCGCAGAGATACGTTTCTTTGATCCTCGTGATTTACCAATTCACAACAGTGTACCCGATACCCATCCCAAGGTGCAGGAACTACGAGAGCTAAGCCAGTGGTCTGAAGGGCAAGTCTGGTCTTCTCCTGAAATGCACGGCAACATTACTGGGATTATGAAAAACCAAATTGACTGGATTCCCCTGAGTATTGGGGCAGTCAGACCAACTCAAGGCAGAACTCTAGCAGTTATGCAGGTAAGCGGTGGCTCACAGTCTTTCAATGCTGTCAATACATTACGGATTTTGGGGCGTTGGATGCGAATGTTTACGATTCCCAATCAGTCTTCCGTGGCAAAAGCTTACCAAGAGTTTAATGAAGATGGAACGATGAAGGATTCACCTTACCGCGATCGCGTGATTGATGTCATGGAGGAACTTTATAAATTCACACTGCTATTGCGCGATCAGGTTGATTATCTAACAGATCGCCATAGCGAACGTAAGGAAAAAGCAGCGCAAGAAACTTTGAAAGTCGCCAATAGTGCGCTGGA